A window of Verrucomicrobiia bacterium genomic DNA:
TGATCGGGCGGCACATCTGCGACGGCGACATCGCCGTGTTCGAGCACGGTCCCGAGCCGCGTCCCGGGCAGATTGTCGCCGCACTCATTGACCGGAAGAACACCCTCAAGACCTTCGTCGTGCGGAAGGGCAGGCCCTTCCTGAAAGCCGAGAACCCCAAGTACCCCGACCTGATCCCCTCGGAGGAACTCATGATCCAAGGGGTGTTCCGGGCGCTGATCCGACGTGTCGCGGAGTGAGGGCCCGTCGGACAGCCGTTGCCCGCCGCCCGCCGCCACCCTTCACCCGCGCATGGCGTCTCCGCCACGAACCATTGTCCACCTGGATGCCGACTGCTTCTTCGCCGCGGTGGAGCAGGCCTCCGATCCCAGGCTGCGCGGGCGTCCCATCGCGGTGGGCGGCGAGAAGCGGGGGATCATTGCGTCGGCCTCCTATGAAGCGCGGAAGTTCGGCGTCTTCACGACCATGCCCACGGCGCGCGGAAGCTGTGTGTTGCTTCGGCAAGCGAGGGTGAGCGCCGTGGGGTGCGGGGGTAGGCTGCTGGGCAGCCTATGAAACGAGAACGATTCTGCGGAACGGATTTGGAGACCCTGAGCACGCAACTGAAGGGGTGGCGGCAACAGCGCGGTGGGCGATGGCGGCTGCCTGAGGCGCTTTGGGATGCGGCGGGGGCGCTGGCGCGGCGGGAAGGGGGTCAGCCGGGTGTCCCGGCAGCTGGGTCTGGGCGATCACCGGCTGCGGCGGATCACCGAGGCGCAGAGCGGGGTGGGGCCTGGCGGAACGCCGAAGGTTCAGTTTGTGGAGCTGACGCGGCCACCGACAACGGTGGCGGCGGCGGACGGATACCGGATCGTGCTGGAGGACGGGGGTGGCCGCAGCCTGCGTGTGGAGTTGGGCGGGGACCGGGAAGCGCTCGAGCGGCTGGTGGCGCCGTGTTGGAGGGGCGTTGCATGATCCAGATCACCCCGCAGATGCGCCTGTTGGTGGCGGTGGAGCCGGTGGACTTCCGCAAGGGGATTGATGGACTGGCCGCGCTGTGTCGTTCGGCGCTGGGCAGCGATCCCCTGAGCGGTGCGCTGTTCATCTTCCGCAGCCGGAACCGGCGCGCGCTCAAGCTGCTGGTGTATGACGGTCAGGGCTTTTGGCTGTTCCAGAAACGGCT
This region includes:
- the tnpB gene encoding IS66 family insertion sequence element accessory protein TnpB, which encodes MIQITPQMRLLVAVEPVDFRKGIDGLAALCRSALGSDPLSGALFIFRSRNRRALKLLVYDGQGFWLFQKRLSAGAFAWWPEATGPAARLEVHQLQMLLWNGDPSGARAAPMWRALPG